A single window of Verrucomicrobiota bacterium DNA harbors:
- a CDS encoding glycoside hydrolase family 31 protein gives MNIRNLLSFSLLLAATASFAQNSAPSELTLDLLPNEAWWGGAVTLGTKMPYGVAPIDINLDGDNRGNQYAPLLVSSKGRYVWCEKAFRFAFKDKTLRVTSAGNTFRHGQAGQNLRDAYRHASKTFFPTDGKLPDRALFATPQYNTWIELMYDQNQRDVLKYAHAIVDNGLPPGVLMIDDNWQEDYGKWTFHPGRFPDPKAMMNELHALGFKVMVWVCPFVSPDSDVYRALARKKAFFMDQPGDPAMVKWWNGNSAMLDLSNPAAKTWFTGELTRLQATYGVDGFKLDAGDTEFYKAQYLAHEKLDPNEHARLFGEIGLAFPLNEYRATWKFAGRPLVQRLCDKSHNWPDLEQLIPDMIAAGLMGYTFVCPDLIGGGEFTSFLDTATIDQALIVRSAQVHALAPMMQFSVAPWRVLDAAHLTAVKQAVALRIRFTPRILELAQASAATGEPILRPLAYVFPDGGYENVKDQFLMGDDLLVAPMVTKGTARTVRIPSGKWKADDGTLIAGPIQKSFAVPLGRLLYFERQ, from the coding sequence ATGAACATTCGCAACCTTCTCAGCTTCTCGCTCCTGCTCGCCGCAACGGCGAGCTTCGCGCAGAACTCCGCGCCGTCGGAACTCACACTCGACCTGCTGCCCAACGAAGCGTGGTGGGGTGGTGCCGTCACGCTCGGCACAAAGATGCCGTACGGCGTCGCGCCCATTGACATCAACCTCGACGGCGACAATCGCGGGAATCAGTACGCGCCGCTGCTGGTTTCCTCGAAGGGCCGGTATGTCTGGTGCGAGAAGGCGTTCCGCTTCGCGTTCAAAGACAAGACCCTGCGCGTCACGTCGGCGGGCAACACGTTTCGGCACGGTCAAGCGGGGCAGAATTTGCGTGACGCCTACCGCCACGCGTCGAAGACCTTTTTCCCCACCGACGGCAAGCTGCCGGACCGCGCGCTGTTCGCCACGCCGCAGTACAACACGTGGATCGAGTTGATGTACGACCAGAACCAGCGGGACGTGCTCAAGTACGCCCACGCCATCGTTGACAATGGCCTGCCGCCCGGCGTGCTGATGATCGACGATAACTGGCAGGAGGACTACGGCAAGTGGACCTTCCACCCCGGCCGCTTTCCCGATCCCAAGGCGATGATGAACGAACTGCACGCCCTCGGCTTCAAGGTCATGGTCTGGGTCTGCCCGTTTGTCAGCCCGGACAGCGACGTTTACCGCGCGCTGGCCAGGAAAAAAGCCTTCTTCATGGATCAACCCGGCGATCCCGCGATGGTCAAATGGTGGAACGGCAACAGCGCCATGCTCGACCTCTCGAACCCGGCCGCCAAGACGTGGTTCACCGGCGAACTCACGCGCCTGCAAGCCACCTACGGCGTGGACGGTTTCAAGCTCGATGCCGGCGACACCGAGTTCTACAAAGCGCAATATCTCGCCCACGAGAAACTCGACCCCAATGAGCACGCCCGGCTGTTTGGCGAGATCGGCCTCGCCTTTCCGCTCAACGAGTATCGCGCCACATGGAAGTTCGCGGGCCGGCCACTCGTGCAACGCCTCTGCGACAAGAGCCACAATTGGCCCGACCTTGAACAACTCATCCCCGACATGATCGCCGCCGGGCTAATGGGGTACACGTTTGTCTGTCCCGATCTGATCGGCGGCGGCGAATTCACGTCCTTCCTCGATACGGCGACCATTGACCAAGCCCTGATCGTGCGGTCCGCGCAAGTCCACGCCCTCGCCCCAATGATGCAATTCTCCGTCGCACCCTGGCGTGTGCTGGACGCCGCCCATCTGACCGCCGTCAAACAGGCCGTGGCGTTGCGGATACGGTTCACGCCGCGCATCCTCGAACTCGCCCAAGCCAGCGCCGCCACCGGCGAACCGATCCTGCGCCCGCTGGCCTACGTATTCCCCGACGGCGGCTACGAGAACGTCAAAGACCAATTCTTGATGGGCGACGACCTGCTGGTGGCTCCAATGGTTACCAAGGGCACCGCCCGCACCGTGCGGATTCCGTCCGGCAAATGGAAAGCCGACGACGGCACCCTGATCGCCGGCCCCATCCAAAAAAGCTTCGCCGTCCCCCTCGGTCGCCTGCTTTACTTCGAACGACAGTAA